AGCGCGCCCGCGACCGTGGCGCCGCCGGTGTCCTGGCGGGCGGCGGCGTAGACGGCGTACAGCGTCGCGGCGGCGTTTCCGACGTTGAGGAAGTGGAGCGCACCGAGGTCGTCGCCGGTCGCCCGCCAGCGCCGCTCGGCGAGGACCACCTTCGTCATCCACGCGTCGGCGTCGTCGGGTTTCGGGAAGAGGACCGGGTTGAACAGGGTGAACGCGACCGTCGCGGCGAGCAGCCGCCACCGGCGGTGGTACACCGCGTACAGCAGCGCCGGCAGCGTCAGCGTCCGCGACCACCCGCTCCAGGGATTGGCGTGGCGTTCCCAGAAGGCCCGCCCGGCTCGCGCTCGTATCGACTCGTCCATACCGCGAGTTCGCGGGCGGGCCCGAAAAGGGGCGGGGCCGCGCCGGCTACAGGTCCTCGACCAGTTCGATCCCCCAGCCCTCCGGGCCGGTGACGAACGCGACCCGGGAGTCGAACTCCTCCATCGTGATCGGCCCGTCGTC
Above is a genomic segment from Halosimplex halophilum containing:
- a CDS encoding DUF6653 family protein, with product MDESIRARAGRAFWERHANPWSGWSRTLTLPALLYAVYHRRWRLLAATVAFTLFNPVLFPKPDDADAWMTKVVLAERRWRATGDDLGALHFLNVGNAAATLYAVYAAARQDTGGATVAGALAMTLKLAFVDALVRRYEGDLDALPAERGGSTDGEGDGDRD